One genomic segment of Equus przewalskii isolate Varuska chromosome 13, EquPr2, whole genome shotgun sequence includes these proteins:
- the SNCB gene encoding beta-synuclein, whose product MDVFMKGLSMAKEGVVAAAEKTKQGVTEAAEKTKEGVLYVGSKTREGVVQGVASVAEKTKEQASHLGGAVFSGAGNIAAATGLVKREEFPTDLKPEEVAQEAAEEPLIEPLMEPEGESYEEPPQEEYQEYEPEA is encoded by the exons ATGGACGTGTTCATGAAGGGCCTGTCCATGGCCAAGGAGGGCGTCGTGGCCGCCGCGGAGAAAACCAAGCAGGGGGTCACCGAGGCCGCGGAGAAGACCAAGGAGGGCGTCCTCTACGTCG GAAGCAAGACCCGAGAGGGGGTGGTACAAGGAGTGGCCTCAG TGGCTGAGAAAACCAAGGAGCAGGCATCACATCTGGGAGGAGCCGTGTTCTCTGGGGCTGGAAACATCGCGGCAGCCACAGGTCTCGTGAAGAGGGAGGAATTCCCCACGGACCTGAAG ccagAGGAAGTGGCCCAGGAAGCTGCTGAGGAGCCGCTGATTGAGCCCCTCATGGAGCCAGAAGGGGAGAGTTATGAGGAACCACCCCAG GAGGAGTATCAGGAGTATGAGCCAGAGGCGTAA